The sequence TTAAGCCGACGAATCATAAAAATGATGGGCATAGAGCTCTTTTCCTATGTTATTTATCGTAAAACCATTACGCGTCCCAATTATCAAGATTTGAGTCCGGCTATTCGTTATATCGACGAGTTTACATACGAAACCGGAAATCCCTTATTGAAACCACAATATACCGATAACATTGAATGGAATATTAGCTACAACGATATGCCGATTTTTGCTTTTGGTAAAAATTATACACGAAATATTTTTTCGTCGGTTGTTTATCAAGACACTGCTCATCCACAAATTGTTATTCGCACATTAGATAATTTAGGTTCTAACGAACAGACTTACTTCAGAGGAATGGCTGGTATTCCTCCGGGTGGAGTTTATTTTTTCGGCATAGGGGCTCAATATAATTACGATGTTTACGATGGATCATATCAAAATCAGCCTTTTCATTACCAAAGAGGCAGTTGGCGTTTTTTTACGTTTCATCAATTGAAGCTTACAAAAGAAACAAAATTGACAGTAAGTGGTTTTATGATGACCAGCGGCATGTGGAATTTTTATGAATTAAAAAACTTCGGACAAATAAATATTGGATTGAGTCAAAACTTTTTTAATCGTAAACTAACAGTAACTATCAACATGCGCGATGTTTTACATACCAACGTCAATAAATTTACCTTCAATGTTGGTGGAATATACAGCTATGGCGACCGTTACACCGATAATCAGCGTATTGGCATTAACATACGATATAATTTTGGCATTAAAACAAAAGAAGAGCGTAAGGCAATGCTAAAAATGAATGAAGAAGAAAGTTCTGAAAATTAAATTTGTATTTTTTTTTAAAACATTTCTATCAATTATTTCTTCAATCTTAAAAAATCAATAAATAAAAGCTACTTTGTTTTATAGTTATCATAAAATTTACCTTAAATACTATTTTAAAATTATTTTGTACTTTTGTTGAATCTTAAATCAAAATTTTTTAATTATGGAAGAAAATTCAATGGTTTTAAACAAGGAAATAAAATCGAACCTTTTGTCTATTTCAAAATGGTTAAAGTTTTTTTCAATTTTAGGACTTGTAGTTATAGGCATGATGTTTATTTCATCGATTTTTTTGCTTATAACACAAAAAGTTCTAAACCCCATATTTGAAAATTATGAATATAATAGCAATTATTTTATGCCCAATATTTTTATTTTTATGTCTATTTTTTATCTTTTTCTTTCTATTATTTATTTATTTCCAATAATATATTTATTAAAAGCTTCAATAAAATTAGAAAAAGGGCTCAAAGAGAACCAACAAGAAACAGTATCGAACGGAATTTATAATTTAAAGCTTCATTTTAAATATATGGGGATACTCACTATTGTTTTAATATCTCTTTATCTATTATTTATATTAGGAATTATATTACTTGTTTCTTTCCAATAATATAAATTTATTACTGGTCTTCCTTTTCGGTTTCCTTCAATAATTCAGGTCTGAGGCGTTTTGTACGTTCTATCGCTTGTTCAAACTTCCATTTATCAATTTCTTTTTCGTTGCCCGAAAGCAAGACTTCGGGCACACGCCAACCGTTAAATTCGGCTGGTCTGGTATAAACCGGAGGAGCCAATAAGTTATCTTGAAACGAATCTGAGAGCGCCGACATTTCATCGCCAATGGCTCCGGGCAAAAGCCGCACTATGCTATCGACCATCACCGCTGCTGCCAGTTCGCCACCAGTTAGCACATAATTGCCAACACTAATTTCGCGTGTAATTAAATGCTCGCGTACACGATGATCGATACCTTTGTAATGACCACAAAGAATAAGAATATTTTTCTTTAGTGAAAGTTCATTAGCCAACTTCTGATTGAAAAGCTCACCATCGGGCGAAGTGTAAATAATTTCATCGTACTCGCATTGCTTTTTTAAATGCTCAATAGCGTTAAATATAGGCTCTACCATAAGCACCATTCCACCCTTGCCGCTATAAGGATAATCGTCCACCTGACGATGCTTATACGGACTAAAATCGCGTAAATTGTGAACGTTAATCTCCACTAATTTTTTTTCTTTTGCCCGTTTAACGATAGAATGGTTCAGCGGACTTTCAAGCAACTCTGGCAATACAGTGATAATATCGAAACGAAGACTCATTTTTGAATTATAAAGTTAGAAGTTTGATTTATTGATTGATAAACTTTTTGATGATTTTGCAAAGATAGCAGTAAGCTCTGAAGATTCATTTATTAAAATTTATAATTCTTTAATCAGGTCCAAATCTTTAATAAAGTTAAGCCAGAAATTTGTTTCATGTGTAATTATTTTTTAATTTTTAAATTAAGGTTCTCGTCATTCTGACGAGATGAATTTATTCTCATGGCTATTTCATCTGTTTCTTCAAGTACAATTTTAATTTTATTGGTAAAGTCTGCTCTTGATTTAGCTCTCGTACATGCACTAAAGTTAGCAGCAACTGAAGAAGCTGACCGTAAATTTTGGTAAGAGATAACTTCAGAAGCTTTTGTTTTAGGTAATAATTCAATAAGCTTGAAAACTTTTATTGCAAAATCTTTAGTCCTTAAAGTTAAATCTCTTTTTTCCATGATTATCTAACTTGTTTATCTTTATTAAATTCTGACTTTCAACTTCTCACTTCAAACTTTGATTATTTTATTACTTCCATTTCTTTTATGAGTCTTTCATTTTCTGCGTACTTATCGATAATAAACAAAACATAACGTATATCGAGTACTACATTGCGGCAACGTTGTGGATCGTATTGAATATCGCTCATTGTGCTTTCCCATGTTCGGTCGAAGTTAACACCAATTAACTCACCATTGGCATTTAACACAGGACTTCCGCTATTACCACCTGTTGTATGATTATTGGCAATAAAGCAGGTATGCATAACTCCCTTTTCGGCATAAGCCCCAAAATCTTTGTTTTTCCAAAGTGTTTTTAATTTAGTAGGAATGGCATAATCATAAATCGTAGAATCTTCTTTTTCCATCACACCATCAAGGGTTGTAAACCAATCGTATCGGATGCCATCTTGAGGTTCGTACGAGGCTATGTTTCCATACGACAATCGAAGGGTTAAATTAGCATCGGGATAGAAATTTTTATCGGTCAACATTTCTTTCTGTGCTTTTATAAATATGCGATTTAAGCTATCTATTTTTATATTGAGCTTAGAACTTAATGGTTCTATCTGACTTTGATATAACAAAGCGGTTTCATTCCATATCTTAAAAAACACCTCGTTTGCCAACATTTTTTTAACTTTATTGGGCGAAAAAGTTTTCAATATTTCTATTTTTTTTA is a genomic window of Bacteroidales bacterium containing:
- the trmD gene encoding tRNA (guanosine(37)-N1)-methyltransferase TrmD, coding for MSLRFDIITVLPELLESPLNHSIVKRAKEKKLVEINVHNLRDFSPYKHRQVDDYPYSGKGGMVLMVEPIFNAIEHLKKQCEYDEIIYTSPDGELFNQKLANELSLKKNILILCGHYKGIDHRVREHLITREISVGNYVLTGGELAAAVMVDSIVRLLPGAIGDEMSALSDSFQDNLLAPPVYTRPAEFNGWRVPEVLLSGNEKEIDKWKFEQAIERTKRLRPELLKETEKEDQ
- a CDS encoding four helix bundle protein, whose protein sequence is MEKRDLTLRTKDFAIKVFKLIELLPKTKASEVISYQNLRSASSVAANFSACTRAKSRADFTNKIKIVLEETDEIAMRINSSRQNDENLNLKIKK